ttataattttttaataaatttaaatttaaatttaaattcaaatatttataaaattttaataatattttatttattttatatattttacaaaattattttattttatttattaaaaatatatattaacatCATTTATTTATAAACATAATCattaaagattaaaattaaatttatttcaatggGTTAAATAACTATCGGGCTATTTATTAAAAGTTTAcatgtttatttttttaaatccaGAAATGAAGACTTAACCATATTAAAGTTTTGGATTTTGTTTTTaaccattttcaaaattttaagagTTTAAATAACTATTTTAGAAAGTTCAAGAGGTTAAATACTCATTGAGTTTGACTAGGCTAAaatgattattaatttattttttaagaatTGAAACGGGTCTTTTACCTAAATTAATCCCTAaagtataataaaaattataatttaatttttctatattaaaaaaatataattcttcaaatatattttatttaacaaaacaatcattttattaaaattcacCGAGTAACGAATTAGTTCTATCACATTTTACTTTTTATAATaccttaatttttataattttaatatttattaaagataaattttaataaaaaaattattttattaataaaaatatatttcaaaaatttttttaaaataaaaaaattaaattgtaaatttttattatatctctaaaattaaattatagtCTAATCGCTTGATAAAGCATATCATTTTTTAATGTTCACTCTCTtaattttttaactaaaaaaaattataaattaaaaggaaaaaacaTGTAGGCTGGGCCAGAAGcccagaataaaaaaaaaatatacccAGCTAGACTTAGAAAACGAATGCCATTTGTACAGATTGGCTCACGGCTTGAAAACCCAGTTAAACCTCGCATCATCGTCTTCTCTTCCTACACTACCTCTCTGCCCTAAACTTCACCTAACTAACTACGGCCAACGCCGCGCCGCCTCCTCTAAAAAGGGGAGAGGGAACCTGAAAACAATCTATCGAAAATGTCTGCTAAGTGGCGGGCATTGCAGCACCGCCACCGCTACACATACAGCGCGGTCATATTCCCATCCTCTTTTACAGACTCTTTATCTCAATCCCTCTTGTCCTTAAACCCAAAGTCTCAACCTTTCTTCACCGAACTCAATCACCTCATCTCACTAACTTCAATCTACTCCCAAGTAGCCCATGCCAAAAACCTTGCTTCATCTTTCACCCGTTTGTTAGCATCGTCCATAGATGGAGATGATACAGCGCTTTTAAAGACTGGGTCGCGCTTTTATTTGCATGTATTGTTCCTTGAGAATTCTCTGCCTTTACATCGAACTTTAGTTTCTGCTTTATCGAAGGTTAGCAACAGGGATTATCAGTCTCTGATCGGTAAGTGTTTTAGGGAGCTTTGTGAAGAGTATGGTAGTAGACAAGGGAAAGGGAACAAGAGCAAAAGGTTCTGTTTATCGCGGGTGGCTTTATCTATTCTGGGTATGCCTAAGTTGGGGTATTTGGTAGATGTCATTGAAGATTGTGCTCTTTTTGTTGCTTGGGATGTCGTTTTGGGATTGGATAGTGTAGTTTCAGAGACTCGGGAGTGGGCTAGGCCGTCTCCCATTGTTATGGAGCAATGTCAGGAGGCTTTGTCTTGTTCATATTACTTGCTTCAGCGGTTTCCGGAGAAGTTTAAGGAGTATTTGAATGGTTTTGATGGTGAAGAGTTAAATATTATGGAGAGGGTTTTGGGGGTTTTGATAAGCGTGTTGAAATCAACGGCATTTTCAAGGGATTGTTATGTGGCGGCTGGGGTAAGCTTGTGTGCTGCTTTACAGGTGTGTCTTAGCCCTCAGGAGCTTGCGTTGGTTATCATTGAAGGTATATTTAATCAAACTACATGtagttttcttaaaaataattgcgATGGTGAATTGAGGGTTGCTCTTTTGAAGATTCAATTTAAAGGGGACTTGCAATCTGAAATAAATAGTTTTTCTGTTTTAAGTAGACTTTGCTTGATTAGAGGGATTCTTACTGCTGTTTCAAGGACAGTATTAAATTCCCATTTTGTTGTATCAAATAATAATTTAGACGGCCATGAGGGAAATGGAATTTGTGTTGGCTCTCTTAAGACAATTTTGTATGATAGGATTTTGCCTGAGCTATGCAACTATTGTGAGAACCATGTTGACAGCCATTTGAATTTTCATGCCTTGACGGTGATGCAAATTTGTTTGCAACAGATGAAGACCTCAATTTCAGCTAAAATAACTGATATGTCAGATAATTATAATCCTCTTTCAGAGGAAATGGGGACCCGCATACTGAGGATAATATGGAATAATTTAGAAGATCCTTTAAGTCAAACTGTGAAACAAGTTCATCTGGTTTTTGATCTTTTCTTAGACATTCAATCAACTCTTTGCATGGAAGAGGGTAGTCACGGAATAAAATCATTTCTAAAAATGATTGCTTCAGATCTTCTTCGACTAGGCCCACGCTGTAAGGGGAGATACATCCCTTTAGCTTTATTGACTAAGAGGCTGGGACCTGGAACTTTGCTGGAAATGAGTCCTGACCTGCTGTTTGAAACTGCACAAGCCTACACTGATGACGATGTGTGCTGTGCTGCCACAACATTCTTGAAATGTTTCCTCGAGTCCTTACGTGATGCGTGTTGGAACAACAATGGTATTGAGAAAGGGTATGCAGTTTATAGAGGGCATTGCTTGCCTCCTTTTCTGTATGGGCTTGCATCTGGAGTTTCAAAGCTTCGCTCAAATCTGAATACTTATGCTTTGCCAGTTTTACTAGAAATTGATGTGGATAGCATATTTCCTATGCTTGCTTTTATCTCAATTGGGCCTAGTGGAGAGGAAATTGAACTGCCATTGCCTAAGCTGGGCTTTGCAAACATAGAACTGGGAGTTGAACAACAAGTAGCTGTCTTAACCTCTTTGCTTAAGGTATGTCGGTCACTTGCTTTTATTGAGGGGGATATTGATTTATGTGACTCTTCAACTTCAACAGCACTTGAGGCAGAGAATGGCCTAGAAACAGAAATTATGAATCTAAATGCTCTTGTCTGCATAAAAGGGATAAAGTTTAAGGTCCTTGTTCAATGGCTAGTATTAGCATTGACCCATTCTGATGAGTTGCTTCGTGTAGATGCTGCAGAGACCCTCTTCTTAAACCCCAAAACAGCTAGTATTCCTTCCCATTTAGAATTGACTCTTCTGAAAAAAGCTGTGCCATTAAACATGAGAAGTTGCTCTACAGGCTTCCAGATGAAGTGGACCAGCTTGTTTAGAAAGTTCTTTTCTCGAGTTCGAACAGCCTTGGAGAGACAATTTAAGCAAGGGAGCTGGCAACCTCTTGTGAACTACCACAATAAAGGGTCACACTCATCTAAGGAAACCAAAGAAGGCATATTTAAAAGAGCAGggaatctttttaattttatgagaTGGCTGTCTTGTTTTTTGTTTTTCTCATGCTATCCCTCTGCcccttacaaaagaaaaataatggcCATGGAGCTCATATTGATAATGCTTAATGTTTGGCCTATTgtaccatcttctcaagataattGTGGTTCCATTGCTTCTGAAAGCTGTCTCTATCCTTACAGCAGAGGAATTACTTTACCTGATTCAACTTTGTTATTAGTTGGATCTATTATTGATAGTTGGGACAGGCTGAGAGAGAGTTCTTTTCGCATATTGCTTTATTTTCCTACCCCCCTTCCTGGAATTTCAAGTGAAGACATGGTCCGGAGAGTGGTTATATGGGCTAAGAACTTAGTTTGCAGTCCACGTGTGAGGGAAAGTGATGCTGGGGCACTTACATTGAGGCTTATATTCAGGAAATATGCTGTAGAGCTAGGGTGGATTGTCAGAGCTGCTGCTGATGTTGTTTGTTTTCAATATCAATCTGAACTAGTTAATGGtgataatcaaattattgagtctAGGCCTCCTGTAGTCGAGTATATTAAATCACTAGTTGATTGGCTGAATAGTTTTGTGGAGGAGGGAGAGAGGGATCTTTCTGAAGCTTGCAAAACAAGCTTTGTTCATGGTGTGTTACTTACCCTACGATATACTTTTGATGAATTGGATTGGAATTCTGATGCTGTCTTGTCCAGCATTCCAGAGATGAGACAAGTATTGAATAAGCTTCTGGAATTGGTAACCCGAATCACGTCACTAGCACTTTGGGTGGTTTCTGCAGATGCTTGGTATCTTCCAGACATGGATGAAATGGCTGATAATGATATGTACTTGATGGATGAAGTGGATATGGTAAGATCATCAGAACATGGggacagtgattcaaaatataggCAGGAGAGCAGACCATCAGAACAGAATGTCATGGTCGGTTGTTGGCTGGCCATGAAAGAGGTACTTTGCTTATTGATCATGTAGTCAGTCTTAGTTCATTTTAATACAATTAAAAGAATTTTTTCTAGAATCATTTCTTTTGTTTCCCTGTAGTAACTTTGAACCCTGCTGCAATTGAAGCATTGATACCCAAAACTTTTTGGCTACATATTTCAAGTATGAAATTATATGGGAAACTTTTTTGAGTTTCCTGGCTTGTTGGATATATAAGGCCTCAAAGTTCATAGCAAATTGTCTTTTTGGTTTTCAGGTTAGTCTTCTGCTAGGAACCATTACAAGAAAAATTCCTTTACCAAGTAATAGTTGCTCAGATTCACTAGAGGCCTTTGTTTCTGATGCCGCTGATACTTGCCTACTACCAAAATTCAATCCAATACTTGATTTGAAACAACTAGAAGAAATTGGGAGCCACTTCTTAGAAGTCCTTTTGAAGATGAAGCATAATGGAGCAATTGATAAGACAAGGGCTGGATTTACATCACTTTGCAACCGTTTACTTTGCTCCAATGACCCAAGGTATGTCTGCAGTTGTTTCTTTCCTAAGTCCAACCCCAATTTCCATGTCCTTTTTTTTCCCTGTTTCTCTCATACTTTGTGACAAAGGACATAGTTGCACAgcaaaagagagaagaaaagagtTGAAGAAAGAAGCAGCTCTAAAGGAAAAGAGCCGAAAGAAAAAGTGGATTAAATTTGCCTTTGCAAAAGTAAGAGAGTGAGACTGGGTGAACGTACCTTAAAACCAACATCATGTAAATTGagtattaaaattcttaaaacataCTAACTACTTAACTTGTACTGTTTTTTGTAATGATTTAAAGACTAATAATTTTTCTATTAGGATTGGTAATGCCAAGTACAAGATTCCTGATCAACAccaaattggaaaaaaaataaattcctaAATAATAAATATCCTAAATAGGAAATGGTGTAATAATATTTACAATAAAAACCTAATTTTGAAAACTCTATATTAAATCATTATAATTCCTATCTATTGTTATGCTTGACAGTTGATGgcatctctctctcactctctccatTTGCCATTGGTgggatgaaattatgtaattatgacTGCTAGAGAGGAGTAAGCCTACCAGAAAGCTTTGTTCTTTTATCATTGTTATGGGGTTGAATCTCCTATCAAGATTCTCATGGTTAATgtgaaaggaagaaaaaaaaaagtgaaaaaagaAGGAAGAGAAACAGATAGTATTCTGAGCACATTCTAGAGATGTTCAATTCCACACGCCTTCCCCCCTCTCTTTAGATTGTTTCCTATTATATTCTctcattttataatttattttgtcacattcaatataaatatcatttgaccttttttttttttacccttcTGAGCTCGTTTTGTAAATGTCCATCATTTAAAAttgctgtattttttttttccttttatttttttattttttgacaaGTTCATATTCTCATATGGTCTTTCCCTTTTAAGACTTTGTAAGTTGACAGAGTCTTGGATGGAGCAACTTATGGAAAGAACTGTGGCAAAGGGACAAATTGTGGATGATCTGTTAAGGAGAAGTGCAGGTATTCCTGCAGCATTTATTGCTCTTTTTCTCTCAGAACCTGAAGGGGCACCAAAAAAACTTCTTCCACGGGCTTTAAGGTGGCTAATAGATGTTGCTAACAGCTCGTTGCTGGATCCTGTTTATGTCAAGGGCATAAATGCTGAGTCAAACACGTTTTCATTAACAAAGTCAGACCAAGAACTTGATTCTGCAAAGCCATTTGAGATGAATGTAATGGAGAAAAGCTCAAAGATCCGAGATGAGGGTGTAGTTCCAACTGTAcatgcatttaatgttcttagAGCTGCTTTCAATGACACAAACCTGGCTACTGATACATCTGGCTTTGCTGCGGAGGCCTTGATTGTTTCAATTCGTTCTTTCTCCTCTCCATACTGGGAGGTCCGTAATAGTGCATGTCTGGCATACACTGCCTTGGTACGGCGCATGATAGGATTCCTAAATGTTCAAAAACGAGAATCTGCACGACGCCTGTTAACTGGGCTGGAATTTTTTCACAGGTATGGTTTCTATCACTATGAGATGTTATTATAGTTATTTCTATCTTCCATCTAAGCatatttaagtttaattttcattttccatAAGTTCATGGAAATGGCTGCCCCTTTCTATTGCAGACGAAGTTTAACCACAGGTTTACTGAAGTTTcatcttttttttaatatttaaattactaCAAGTGGCACGAAATGAATCATTTCACATATGCCCTTTAGGCTAAAATTGTAAGTCTGGTGATTTGGATATTTTTTGCGTTTTCATTTTATTGTAAGCAAAAAAATGAGTACGAATAATCAAGAATTCCAGAGTGAATACTTTCCAGCCATAAATGTCATATACTTCTGAACATTATTTTAGGCTTTTCCATTATTTACCTCTGCATGCTGCAGTCAGAGTCCTGATATCATCTTATATTTTGTGTATTGGGAATATAATATTGCATGTTATCCAATCattatctaaattttaaaagagaGCAGTTGAAGGAATCCTGATGTTTGTTAAAACTGTTTGGTTCTATGGAAGcacgaagaaaaaaaaaatagtgtccTTGAAGATAATGCAAGAAATGTCTATATTCTATTTTATTTGGAATGGATGTTACTGGAATTGTACATGAAGAAAGGAAAAGAGAGGACAGTTGGGTTTCCATTACTCACATGAAGCGAACTGACACTCTAGGCTTTTATAAATGTGAAAGAGAGACCTATCTTAAATGCCTACTCCACAACAGGTAATAATGATGAAAGGAGCTGGATGCTCATTCCTTCTCTTTTGGACACGGTGCAGCTTGTTTCCCCTCTATAATGTTTTTTGAAGCTCTAATGGTACATTTAACGCTTGCATGATTTTGCCTCTTCTCATTGACTGAAATTCTGAAGTTTAGAATCTATTTATGGAAAATGGTTTGCAAACTCTGATAGTAAAGATTGTTGCCTATCATATGGACTTTACATTGTGACGTTCATTTTATAGCTTCCCTTATTATCTTGAATTCCGGAAAGTTAAGTATTGGAAAGCAATACTGTGTGCCTTGAGTTGCTACTAATAGTATTTTCTTGGCTGAAGGTATCCCACATTGCATCCATTTTTTTACAATGAACTGAAAGTTGCAACTGATTTGCTTGTGGATGCAACTTCTGGGCTTTCAGAATCCAACCTAGCAAAGGTTGTCCACCCGAGCTTGTGTTCTATGTTGATTCTTTTATCCAGGCTCAAGCCTTCAGCAATTGCAAGTGAGACTGGAGATGATCTGGATCCTTTCCTGTTTATGC
The Hevea brasiliensis isolate MT/VB/25A 57/8 chromosome 15, ASM3005281v1, whole genome shotgun sequence genome window above contains:
- the LOC110670735 gene encoding uncharacterized protein LOC110670735 isoform X1, which encodes MSAKWRALQHRHRYTYSAVIFPSSFTDSLSQSLLSLNPKSQPFFTELNHLISLTSIYSQVAHAKNLASSFTRLLASSIDGDDTALLKTGSRFYLHVLFLENSLPLHRTLVSALSKVSNRDYQSLIGKCFRELCEEYGSRQGKGNKSKRFCLSRVALSILGMPKLGYLVDVIEDCALFVAWDVVLGLDSVVSETREWARPSPIVMEQCQEALSCSYYLLQRFPEKFKEYLNGFDGEELNIMERVLGVLISVLKSTAFSRDCYVAAGVSLCAALQVCLSPQELALVIIEGIFNQTTCSFLKNNCDGELRVALLKIQFKGDLQSEINSFSVLSRLCLIRGILTAVSRTVLNSHFVVSNNNLDGHEGNGICVGSLKTILYDRILPELCNYCENHVDSHLNFHALTVMQICLQQMKTSISAKITDMSDNYNPLSEEMGTRILRIIWNNLEDPLSQTVKQVHLVFDLFLDIQSTLCMEEGSHGIKSFLKMIASDLLRLGPRCKGRYIPLALLTKRLGPGTLLEMSPDLLFETAQAYTDDDVCCAATTFLKCFLESLRDACWNNNGIEKGYAVYRGHCLPPFLYGLASGVSKLRSNLNTYALPVLLEIDVDSIFPMLAFISIGPSGEEIELPLPKLGFANIELGVEQQVAVLTSLLKVCRSLAFIEGDIDLCDSSTSTALEAENGLETEIMNLNALVCIKGIKFKVLVQWLVLALTHSDELLRVDAAETLFLNPKTASIPSHLELTLLKKAVPLNMRSCSTGFQMKWTSLFRKFFSRVRTALERQFKQGSWQPLVNYHNKGSHSSKETKEGIFKRAGNLFNFMRWLSCFLFFSCYPSAPYKRKIMAMELILIMLNVWPIVPSSQDNCGSIASESCLYPYSRGITLPDSTLLLVGSIIDSWDRLRESSFRILLYFPTPLPGISSEDMVRRVVIWAKNLVCSPRVRESDAGALTLRLIFRKYAVELGWIVRAAADVVCFQYQSELVNGDNQIIESRPPVVEYIKSLVDWLNSFVEEGERDLSEACKTSFVHGVLLTLRYTFDELDWNSDAVLSSIPEMRQVLNKLLELVTRITSLALWVVSADAWYLPDMDEMADNDMYLMDEVDMVRSSEHGDSDSKYRQESRPSEQNVMVGCWLAMKEVSLLLGTITRKIPLPSNSCSDSLEAFVSDAADTCLLPKFNPILDLKQLEEIGSHFLEVLLKMKHNGAIDKTRAGFTSLCNRLLCSNDPRLCKLTESWMEQLMERTVAKGQIVDDLLRRSAGIPAAFIALFLSEPEGAPKKLLPRALRWLIDVANSSLLDPVYVKGINAESNTFSLTKSDQELDSAKPFEMNVMEKSSKIRDEGVVPTVHAFNVLRAAFNDTNLATDTSGFAAEALIVSIRSFSSPYWEVRNSACLAYTALVRRMIGFLNVQKRESARRLLTGLEFFHRYPTLHPFFYNELKVATDLLVDATSGLSESNLAKVVHPSLCSMLILLSRLKPSAIASETGDDLDPFLFMPFIRRCSIQSNLQIRVLASKALMGLVSNEKLPMLLLNVASELPCTDNQITGGAYCASFNSIHGMLLQLSSLLDANCRNLPDIAKKEKILGDLIQVLATRSWIASPKLCPCPIINASFLRMLDHMLSIARTGYMSEKFYAIHDLLLELSTECLDVEDSYGLPYYDPTIAELREQAAVSYFSCVFQASREEAEEVLQMPCVHLSPDSKLLSPTEKSIFSGLQERLIRSLSDSSYEVRLATLKWLLKFLKSTESSSEVHHVSSSEIRIIQRWTNSDLQATMSKLLESEKNHRCTYYILRILFFWNLLQFKKLSDEKYANSSYLGTLDFDSLSEFWDKLISLCKLTRHMKIRETLICCMAMCVKRYASLLTRYVVAYMESSARCNDMDQLERSAHLYECITFFVNLIKEHSSTSEPVNMRKAAAESIIASGLLEQAEFISSSVFSHEIPFDISGLHFEPKEAVNMYAIQVLEIWFTCIRLLEDEDDAVRQMLASNVQKCFSSKRTRSSSSAGEVPTQVEKVIELSFEYLSSIFGHWIDYFDYLSKWVFDAANYVVSKGDLVRRVFDKEIDNHHEEKLLICQICCSHLEKLPVLKLLLGEIPIKQEFRNYLYNLRMRFQNQLISFAKDHAEMLGIDWIGGVGNHKDAFLPLYANLLGFYSLSNCIFNGKIEDGATLVADVVELGKNINPFFKNPLISNLYLLVVESHEKKVGGTADQLAYKFSDDSIWDIFYPYFLLR
- the LOC110670735 gene encoding uncharacterized protein LOC110670735 isoform X2, with amino-acid sequence MSAKWRALQHRHRYTYSAVIFPSSFTDSLSQSLLSLNPKSQPFFTELNHLISLTSIYSQVAHAKNLASSFTRLLASSIDGDDTALLKTGSRFYLHVLFLENSLPLHRTLVSALSKVSNRDYQSLIGKCFRELCEEYGSRQGKGNKSKRFCLSRVALSILGMPKLGYLVDVIEDCALFVAWDVVLGLDSVVSETREWARPSPIVMEQCQEALSCSYYLLQRFPEKFKEYLNGFDGEELNIMERVLGVLISVLKSTAFSRDCYVAAGVSLCAALQMKTSISAKITDMSDNYNPLSEEMGTRILRIIWNNLEDPLSQTVKQVHLVFDLFLDIQSTLCMEEGSHGIKSFLKMIASDLLRLGPRCKGRYIPLALLTKRLGPGTLLEMSPDLLFETAQAYTDDDVCCAATTFLKCFLESLRDACWNNNGIEKGYAVYRGHCLPPFLYGLASGVSKLRSNLNTYALPVLLEIDVDSIFPMLAFISIGPSGEEIELPLPKLGFANIELGVEQQVAVLTSLLKVCRSLAFIEGDIDLCDSSTSTALEAENGLETEIMNLNALVCIKGIKFKVLVQWLVLALTHSDELLRVDAAETLFLNPKTASIPSHLELTLLKKAVPLNMRSCSTGFQMKWTSLFRKFFSRVRTALERQFKQGSWQPLVNYHNKGSHSSKETKEGIFKRAGNLFNFMRWLSCFLFFSCYPSAPYKRKIMAMELILIMLNVWPIVPSSQDNCGSIASESCLYPYSRGITLPDSTLLLVGSIIDSWDRLRESSFRILLYFPTPLPGISSEDMVRRVVIWAKNLVCSPRVRESDAGALTLRLIFRKYAVELGWIVRAAADVVCFQYQSELVNGDNQIIESRPPVVEYIKSLVDWLNSFVEEGERDLSEACKTSFVHGVLLTLRYTFDELDWNSDAVLSSIPEMRQVLNKLLELVTRITSLALWVVSADAWYLPDMDEMADNDMYLMDEVDMVRSSEHGDSDSKYRQESRPSEQNVMVGCWLAMKEVSLLLGTITRKIPLPSNSCSDSLEAFVSDAADTCLLPKFNPILDLKQLEEIGSHFLEVLLKMKHNGAIDKTRAGFTSLCNRLLCSNDPRLCKLTESWMEQLMERTVAKGQIVDDLLRRSAGIPAAFIALFLSEPEGAPKKLLPRALRWLIDVANSSLLDPVYVKGINAESNTFSLTKSDQELDSAKPFEMNVMEKSSKIRDEGVVPTVHAFNVLRAAFNDTNLATDTSGFAAEALIVSIRSFSSPYWEVRNSACLAYTALVRRMIGFLNVQKRESARRLLTGLEFFHRYPTLHPFFYNELKVATDLLVDATSGLSESNLAKVVHPSLCSMLILLSRLKPSAIASETGDDLDPFLFMPFIRRCSIQSNLQIRVLASKALMGLVSNEKLPMLLLNVASELPCTDNQITGGAYCASFNSIHGMLLQLSSLLDANCRNLPDIAKKEKILGDLIQVLATRSWIASPKLCPCPIINASFLRMLDHMLSIARTGYMSEKFYAIHDLLLELSTECLDVEDSYGLPYYDPTIAELREQAAVSYFSCVFQASREEAEEVLQMPCVHLSPDSKLLSPTEKSIFSGLQERLIRSLSDSSYEVRLATLKWLLKFLKSTESSSEVHHVSSSEIRIIQRWTNSDLQATMSKLLESEKNHRCTYYILRILFFWNLLQFKKLSDEKYANSSYLGTLDFDSLSEFWDKLISLCKLTRHMKIRETLICCMAMCVKRYASLLTRYVVAYMESSARCNDMDQLERSAHLYECITFFVNLIKEHSSTSEPVNMRKAAAESIIASGLLEQAEFISSSVFSHEIPFDISGLHFEPKEAVNMYAIQVLEIWFTCIRLLEDEDDAVRQMLASNVQKCFSSKRTRSSSSAGEVPTQVEKVIELSFEYLSSIFGHWIDYFDYLSKWVFDAANYVVSKGDLVRRVFDKEIDNHHEEKLLICQICCSHLEKLPVLKLLLGEIPIKQEFRNYLYNLRMRFQNQLISFAKDHAEMLGIDWIGGVGNHKDAFLPLYANLLGFYSLSNCIFNGKIEDGATLVADVVELGKNINPFFKNPLISNLYLLVVESHEKKVGGTADQLAYKFSDDSIWDIFYPYFLLR
- the LOC110670735 gene encoding uncharacterized protein LOC110670735 isoform X3, whose protein sequence is MKTSISAKITDMSDNYNPLSEEMGTRILRIIWNNLEDPLSQTVKQVHLVFDLFLDIQSTLCMEEGSHGIKSFLKMIASDLLRLGPRCKGRYIPLALLTKRLGPGTLLEMSPDLLFETAQAYTDDDVCCAATTFLKCFLESLRDACWNNNGIEKGYAVYRGHCLPPFLYGLASGVSKLRSNLNTYALPVLLEIDVDSIFPMLAFISIGPSGEEIELPLPKLGFANIELGVEQQVAVLTSLLKVCRSLAFIEGDIDLCDSSTSTALEAENGLETEIMNLNALVCIKGIKFKVLVQWLVLALTHSDELLRVDAAETLFLNPKTASIPSHLELTLLKKAVPLNMRSCSTGFQMKWTSLFRKFFSRVRTALERQFKQGSWQPLVNYHNKGSHSSKETKEGIFKRAGNLFNFMRWLSCFLFFSCYPSAPYKRKIMAMELILIMLNVWPIVPSSQDNCGSIASESCLYPYSRGITLPDSTLLLVGSIIDSWDRLRESSFRILLYFPTPLPGISSEDMVRRVVIWAKNLVCSPRVRESDAGALTLRLIFRKYAVELGWIVRAAADVVCFQYQSELVNGDNQIIESRPPVVEYIKSLVDWLNSFVEEGERDLSEACKTSFVHGVLLTLRYTFDELDWNSDAVLSSIPEMRQVLNKLLELVTRITSLALWVVSADAWYLPDMDEMADNDMYLMDEVDMVRSSEHGDSDSKYRQESRPSEQNVMVGCWLAMKEVSLLLGTITRKIPLPSNSCSDSLEAFVSDAADTCLLPKFNPILDLKQLEEIGSHFLEVLLKMKHNGAIDKTRAGFTSLCNRLLCSNDPRLCKLTESWMEQLMERTVAKGQIVDDLLRRSAGIPAAFIALFLSEPEGAPKKLLPRALRWLIDVANSSLLDPVYVKGINAESNTFSLTKSDQELDSAKPFEMNVMEKSSKIRDEGVVPTVHAFNVLRAAFNDTNLATDTSGFAAEALIVSIRSFSSPYWEVRNSACLAYTALVRRMIGFLNVQKRESARRLLTGLEFFHRYPTLHPFFYNELKVATDLLVDATSGLSESNLAKVVHPSLCSMLILLSRLKPSAIASETGDDLDPFLFMPFIRRCSIQSNLQIRVLASKALMGLVSNEKLPMLLLNVASELPCTDNQITGGAYCASFNSIHGMLLQLSSLLDANCRNLPDIAKKEKILGDLIQVLATRSWIASPKLCPCPIINASFLRMLDHMLSIARTGYMSEKFYAIHDLLLELSTECLDVEDSYGLPYYDPTIAELREQAAVSYFSCVFQASREEAEEVLQMPCVHLSPDSKLLSPTEKSIFSGLQERLIRSLSDSSYEVRLATLKWLLKFLKSTESSSEVHHVSSSEIRIIQRWTNSDLQATMSKLLESEKNHRCTYYILRILFFWNLLQFKKLSDEKYANSSYLGTLDFDSLSEFWDKLISLCKLTRHMKIRETLICCMAMCVKRYASLLTRYVVAYMESSARCNDMDQLERSAHLYECITFFVNLIKEHSSTSEPVNMRKAAAESIIASGLLEQAEFISSSVFSHEIPFDISGLHFEPKEAVNMYAIQVLEIWFTCIRLLEDEDDAVRQMLASNVQKCFSSKRTRSSSSAGEVPTQVEKVIELSFEYLSSIFGHWIDYFDYLSKWVFDAANYVVSKGDLVRRVFDKEIDNHHEEKLLICQICCSHLEKLPVLKLLLGEIPIKQEFRNYLYNLRMRFQNQLISFAKDHAEMLGIDWIGGVGNHKDAFLPLYANLLGFYSLSNCIFNGKIEDGATLVADVVELGKNINPFFKNPLISNLYLLVVESHEKKVGGTADQLAYKFSDDSIWDIFYPYFLLR